The Saccharopolyspora gregorii genomic interval GCAGGGCCTGCGCAACTACGTGCCCGCCGGGCACCCCGCGGGCAGGCTCGGCAGCGACACCCAGCTGCTGCTGTTCTCCCTCGAAGGCACCATCCGCGCCGGGGTGAGCCGCCGCAGCGGCGACGTGCCCGACCCGTCGCGGCACATCCAGCACGCCTACCAGCGCTGGCTGCACACCCAGCACCTCAGCTGGGGCCGCGCCGCGGGCGAATTCCTCAAGCACACCCCCGCGCCGGACGGCTGGCTGGTGGGGCACCGCGCGCTGTTCCAGACCCGCAACCCGGGGCGCACCATGATGCGCACGCTCATCGCCTTCGCCAAGGGGCAGCAGCCGATGGGCACCCCGGAACGCCCGGTCAGCGACTCGCAGGGCAGCACCGCGGTGATGCGCGCCGTCCCGGCCGCGCTGTGGAGCTCCGACCCGTCCGAGGTGTTCCGCGTCGGCCAGAACACCGCCGCGCTCACCCACGGCGACCCGGTCGCCTACCTCAGCGCGGGCACCCTCGCCTTCCTGGTGTCCCGGCTGCTCGACGGGCGCGAGCTCGCGGCCGCCGTCGACGAGGCGCTCGACGAGCTCAGCGGGCACCGCGGTCACCAGGACGTCACCCGCAAGGTCTCCGCGGCGGTCCGCTACGCCGCCTCCGCCGAGACCACGCCCACCCACTTGGAGAGCGGGATCGGCAACGGGTGGAGCGCCGCCGACGCGCTCGGCATCGGGCTGTACGCGGCACTCGTCGCCGACGGGGACATCGACGTGGCGCTGCCGCTGGCGGTGAACCACTCCGGCAACTCGGCCACCACCGGCGCGGTCTGCGGCAGCCTCGTCGGCGCCCAGTCCGGGGCGGCGAAGATCCCCGACCGCTGGCGCACCGAACTGGAGCTGCACGACGTCATCGAGCAGCTCGCGCACGACGCGAGCCTCGAATTCGGGCCGCACCCGCCGGAAGCGGCCGACTGGACCACCCGGTACCCGCCCACCTGACGCACCGCCGGGCCCGCCCGGAACCGCTCGTCTCGGCACGCCGGAACGCCCGCGGCAGGCGGTAACGTGCGGCGCATGGCCGACGAACTCGTGCACCGCAGCACCGCATCCGGCGTCGCGACGATCACCCTCGACTCCCCGCACAACCGCAACGCGCTGTCCGCGCAGCTGCGCCGAGAACTCCGCGAGCACTTGGCGGCGGCGCTCGCCGAGGACGCGGTGCGGGTGATCGTGCTCGACCACACCGGGCCGGTGTTCTGCGCCGGGATGGACCTCAAGGAATCCCGGTCCGCCGACGCCGGCGACCAAGGCGTGCGGGAACTCCCCGAACTGCTCGACACCTTGTGGACCAGCCCGAAACCGGTCATCGCCAAGCTCGCGGGACCGGCCAGGGCCGGTGGCGCGGGCATCGTCGCGGCCTGCGACCTGGCGGTCGCCGCCGACACCGCGACGTTCGGGTTCTCCGAAGTCCGCATCGGCGTGGTGCCCGCGGTGATCTCGCTGACCGTGCTGCCCCGGCTGCAGCCGCGCGCCGCGCACGAGCTGTTCCTGACCGGGGAGAACTTCGACGCCGAACGCGCCGTGCGGATCGGGCTGCTCAACTCGGCGGTGCCCGCGGACCGGCTCGACGCCGAGGTCGCCCGCTACGCCGAGATGCTGGCGAAGGGCGCACCGCACGCGCTGGCCGCGACGAAGGCGCTGCTGCGCCGCCCCCGTTCCGCCGACATCGGCGCGGACTTCGACGAGGTGCTGGAGCTCTCCGCCCGGCACTTCGCCTCCGACGAAGGCCAGGAGGGCATCCGGGCCTTCGCCGAGAAGCGCCCCGCCGCCTGGGTCCCGCGGGACTGAGCGCGGGGCTTCAGTCGCGGGTGAGGACGGTGGCGAAGGCGCGGCCGCAGACGGGCTTGCTCGCCGCGTCCCGCAGCACCGTGTTGATCTTCTCGTAGGCCTTGGGGTCGTGCTGCGCCAGGTTCTGCGCCCCGGCCCAGATGAGGACGTGCTCGCCCTCCGGCAGCCAGGACAGGTCGGTCAGGCAGTCGTAGAGCGCGTCCAGGTTGCGCCCCGCCCACTCCGGGAACGACAGCACCGCCGCGATGCCGTCCAGCGCGGTGCGCTTGCTGACCAGATCGCTCCCATCGAGCACGTGCACGGCCGCGCCGCGCCGCTCGGCGTCCTCGGCCGCCGTCTTCGCACTCACTCCAGGCTGCTCCAGCTCGCTCACCGCCGGCTCCTTCCGGAAGACCTGAGGCTTTTTCGTCGCAAACATCCCACTCAACCACACACGTCAACAACCAGGAACAACGTTCGTTCACCGCAATGCCGCGGCGATGCGCCGCGGCCGGGCCGCCCGCGCCATCACGCGGGCGAGGTGGGCGGTCCGCTTCCGGCGGGAGCCCGCCACGGCGCCGCTCCCGAAGAATCCGGCAGAACGGGCACAGCCTGCCACACGGTCGCGGAGCCACCGGCGGGCGGCATCGCCGTGCCGTGCGCCGCGGCTCCCTGCTGCACGAACCAGCCGATGACCACGAGGGCGATCAGCCCGATGAGAGCGACCGTGATGCGCTTGCGCGAGGTCAACCGGTTCATGGCACGTCCGTTCCGCGCGGGGTCCGCACCGGCGGTTCGGCGTCGCGCACGCGCGTCAGCCGTGCGCCGATCCCATCGATGGCCCGGTCGAGGAAGCGCGCCAGGTACCAGCACACCGGCAGCAGCACGACCAGGACCAAGGTCACCAGCAGCGGGTACCAGAGCTGGACGAGCCACAGCTCGACGCCGTCCCACCACTCGAACAGCCAGTCCATCACGAGGCGCCAGAGTACGCCGGGACTCCGCGGCCTTCACCCCGCCCCGGCCCGGCCGCGCGCGCCCGGGAGGCGCGGGCGCGCGGACCGGCCCGCGGAGGCTCAGGAAGTGCCGGTGACCTCGGTCGACGGGTTCTCGGCGCGCTCGGCCGCCGCCGAGCGCTCCCGGATGGAGCGGATGATCGCGCCGAAGTCGTAGCCGCCGCCGCCCTCCTCGTTGAACCGCTGGTACAGCTCGGTCGCCAACCGCCCGATCGCCGCGTCGGTGCCACTCTGCTCGGCCGCGGACTCGGCCAGCTTCAGGTCCTTGAGCATCAGCGCCGCGGAGAAGCCCGGTTCGTAGTCGTGGTCGGCCCGGCTGGTCTCCACCAGGCCCGGGACCGGGCAGTTCGTGGTCAGCGCCCAGCACTGGCCGGTGGAGATCGACGCGACGTCGTAGAGCGCCTGGTTGCTCAGGCCGAGCCGCTCGCCGAGCACGAACGCCTCCCCCACCGCGATCATCGACGCGCCCAGCACCAGGTTGTTGCACATCTTGGTGACCTGGCCGTTGCCCGGGCCACCGCAGTGGATGACCTTGCGGGCCATCGGCGCCAGCAGCGGTTCCGCCCGCTGGAAGTGCTCCTCCGCACCGCCGACCATGAACGTCAGCGTGCCCGCCTCCGCGCCCGCGGTGCCGCCGGAGACCGGGGCGTCCAGCGAGCCGAACCCGGCCGTCCCGGCCAGCGCGTGCGCGGCGCGGGCGTCGGCGACGTCGACCGTGGAGGAGTCGACCAGCAGCGCCCCCGGCTCCACCGCGGGCAGCACCTGCTCGTAGCAGTCCAGCAGGTGCTTGCCGCCCGGCAGCATCGTGATCACCGCTTCGGCGCCGGTCACGGCCTCGACCGCCGAGCCGACCACGGTCACCCCGTTCGCCCGCGCCGCCTCCAGCGCCGCCGGGGCCAGGTCGAACCCGCGCACCACGTGCCCGGCCGCGACCAGGTTCGCCGACATCGGGCCGCCCATGTGGCCCAGCCCGATGAATCCGATGACAGCCATTGTCATTCCCTCCTGCGGGGTGCGGTGGTCGAGCCGGGCCCGGGGCCCGGCGGCTCAGCCGGACAGGCCGAGCTCGCCCTGCTCGAGCGGGGCGAAGAAGCGCTGGACGTGCTCCTCGGTGACCTCGTCCAGGGCGTTCGGCGACCACTTCGGGTCGCGGTCCTTGTCCACGAGGGTGGCGCGCACGCCTTCCACGAAGTCGCCCGCGGTCAGGCAGCGCAGCGCGATCCGGAACTCCTGGTCCAGCGCCGCCTCCAGCGTCTCCGGCCTGCTGCGCAGCGCGCGCAGCGTCACCTTCAGCGAGGTCGGCGACTTCGTCCCGATCGCGGCGGCGGCGTCCGCGGCGGCCTGCTCGGGGCGGGCGCGCAGCCGGGCGAGGATCTCGGCGACGTCGTCGGCCGCGTAGGCCTCGTCGATCCACTCCCGCTGCGCGGCCACCGGCGACTCCGGCGGGGCCGTCGCGAACCTGGCCAGCGCCGCGTCCACGTCACCGCTGGTGAGCGCCTTGACCAGGTCGTCGATGCGCTCGCTGGGCAGGTGGTGGTCGGCCAGGCCGAGCGCCACCGCGTCCGCGCCGCCGATCGGCGCACCGGTCAACGCCAGGTGCGTGCCCAGCTCACCGGGGGCGTGCGAGAGCAGGAAGGTGCCGCCGACGTCGGGCACGAAACCGATGCCGACCTCCGGCATGCCGACCTTGGAGCGCTCGGTGACGACCCGGTGCGAACCGTGCGCGGAGATGCCGACGCCGCCGCCCATGCACACCCCGTCCATCAGCCCCACCACGGGCTTCGGGTAGTGCGCGAGCATCGAGTTGAGCCGGTACTCCTCGCTCCAGAACGCGGTCGGGAGCTCCGCGTCCCCGGCCTTCGCCGCGTCGTGCAGCGCCCGGATGTCGCCGCCCGCGCACAGCCCGCGCTCGCCTGCGCCCTCGACGAGCACCGCCCGCACCTGCTCGTCGGTGCGCCACCGCCGCAGCGCTGCGGTCATCTCGCGCACCATCTCCAGGGTGAGCGAGTTGATCGCCTTGGGGCGGTTGAGGGTGATGCGTCCGAGCGCGCCCTCGACGCTGAGCAGAACCTGCTCCGGGGCGGGTGTTGTCATGATGCCGACTCCAGCAGTCCACGGGAAATGATCAGTCGCATGATCTCGTTGGTGCCTTCGAGGATCTGGTGCACCCGCAGGTCGCGAACGATCTTCTCGAGGCCGTACTCGGCAAGGTATCCGTATCCGCCGTGGATCTGAAGCGCCTCGTTCGCCACGGTGAAGCCCACGTCGGTCGCGAGCCGCTTGGCCATCGCGCACAGCCGGGTCGCGTCCGGGTCGCGGGCGTCCAGCGCCCACGCCGCGCGCCACAGCAGCATCCGGGCGGCCTCCAGCTCGGTGGCCATGTCGGCGAGCTTGAACTGCAGCGCCTGGAACTCGCTGAGCTTGGCGCCGAACGCGGTGCGCTCCCGCACGTAGCCGAGGCTGCGGTCCAGCGCGTCCCGCGCCCCGCCGAGCGAGCAGGCCGCGATGCTGAGCCTGCCGCCGTCCAGCCCGGCCATCGCGATCTTGAACCCGATGCCTTCGGGACCGAGTCGCTGCGCCGCGGGCACCCGCACGCCGTCGAGCACGACCTGCCGGGTGGGCTGCGCGTTCCAGCCCATCTTCCGCTCGTTCGGGCCGAACGAGAGCCCGGCGGCGTCGCCCTCGACGATGAACGTGGAGATGCCCTTCGCCCCGTCCTCGCCGGTGCGCGCCATCACCACGTACACGTCCGAGCTGCCGCCGCCGGAGATGAACTGCTTCACCCCGGTCAGCAGGTAGTCGTCGCCGTCGCGCACCGCGCGGGTCCGCAGCGCCGCCGCGTCCGACCCCGCCTCCGGTTCGGTGAGGCAGTAGCTGGCGCGGGCGGTCAGCGAGCACAGCGGCGGCAGCCAGCGGGCGCGCTGCTCGTCGTCGCCGAAGCGGTCGATCATCCCGGCGACCATGTTGTGGATCGACAGGTACGCCGCCACGGACGGGTCGCCCGCGGCGAGCTCCTCGAAGATGAGCGCCGAGTCGAACCGGCCCAGGCCGGTGCCGCCGCAGGCCTCGTCGACGTAGACGCCGCCGATGCCGAGCTCGCCCGCGGCGCGCAGCACGTCGACCGGGAAGTGCTTGTCCTGGTCCCACTGCACGGCGTGCGGGGCGAGCTGCTCGGCCGCGAACTCGCGGGCCAGCTGCTGGATGGCCCGCTGGTCCTCGGTCAGCGCGAACGGGGACACCACGCCGGAGGGGCCGGGAACCGCTGCTACCGACACGTCCACTCCTCACCTTCGAGAGTCCGGTCCCGGGCGGGCGCACCGCGGTGGCCCGCCCGGGGCGCGGGGTCAGTTCATCGTGGGGATGGTGAAGCTGGCGCCTTCCTTGAGCCCGGAGGGCCAGCGGGAGGTCACCGTCTTCGTCTTCGTGTAGAACTTGATCGAGTCCGGCCCGTGCTGGTTGAGGTCGCCGAATCCGGACCGCTTCCAGCCGCCGAACGTGTGGTAGGCGATCGGCACCGGGATCGGCACGTTCACCCCGACCATGCCGGTGTTCACCCGGCTGACGAACTCGCGCGCCGCGTCGCCGTCCCTGGTGAAGATCGCGACGCCGTTGCCGTACTCGTTCTCGCTGGGCAGCCGCACCGCCTCCTCGTAGTCCGCGGCGCGCACCACCGACAGCACCGGGCCGAAGATCTCCTCGCGGTAGATCCGCATGTCCGGGGTGACGTGGTCGAACAGCGAGGCGCCCGCGAAGAACCCGTCCTCGTGGCCCTCCAAGGCGAACCCGCGGCCGTCGACGAGCAGCGACGCGCCCTCCTCGACCCCGGCGGCGACGAGCTCGTCCACCCGCTGCAGCGCCTGCCTGGTCACCAGCGGCCCGAAGTCGGCATCCGCGTCGAAGCTGGTGCCGATCTTGAGCTTGCGCACCCGCTCCACGAGCTTCTCCACCAGCGCGTCCGCGGTCGCCTCGCCGACCGGCACCGCCACCGAGATCGCCATGCACCGCTCGCCCGCCGAGCCGTAGCCCGCGCCGACCAGCGCGTCCACCGCCTGGTCCAGGTCCGCGTCCGGCATCACGATCATGTGGTTCTTGGCGCCGCCGAAGCACTGCGCGCGCTTGCCGTGCGCGGCGGCGGTCGCGTAGATGTACTCGGCGATCGAGGAGGAGCCGACGAACCCGACGGCCTCGATCCGCGGGTCGGTGAGCACCGCGTCCACCGCGACCTTGTCGCCGTTGACCACGTTGAGCACGCCCGGGGGCAGGCCCGCCTCCACGAACAGCTCGGCCAGCCGCAGCGGCACCGACGGGTCCCGCTCGGAGGGCTTGAGCACGAAGGAGTTGCCCGCCGCGATCGCCGGAGCGGCCTTCCACAGCGGGATCATCGCGGGGAAGTTGAACGGCGTGATGCCCGCGACCACACCCAGCGGCTGGCGCAGCGAGTACACGTCGATGCCGGTGCCCGCGTTCTCGCTGTACTCGCCCTTGAGCAGGTGCGGCACGCCGACCGCGAACTCGACGACCTCCAGGCCGCGCTGGATGTCGCCCTTGGCGTCGGCGACGGTCTTGCCGTGCTCGGCGGAGAGCAGCCGGGCCAGCGAGTCCATCTCCTCGCCGACCAGCTGCAGGAAGCGCATCAGCACCCGGGCTCGCTTCTGCGGGTTCTGCGCGGCCCACGCCGGCTGGGCCTCGGCCGCGTTCGCGACCGCGGCGGCGACCTCCTCGGCGGAGGCGAGCGGCACCTTGGCCTGCACCCCGCCGGTGTTCGGGTCGAACACGTCACCGAAGTTCCCGGAGGTACCGGCGACCCGTTCGCCGCCGATGAAGTGCTCCAACTCCTGGGACATACCGCACCGCACCTTTCGCCGTTCGCACCGTTGATCCCGGCCTGCCCGCATCGGCCACCGCTACCGCCGGCCGACTCATCCAGTCGGCTTTTAGTCGGGCTTCCAACCTTCGGTGACCCAATCATCAGCGTAGCCGGTGCGGCCGCAACAGGTGCCGCAGATCACAGCGTTCGAACGGGTGAAGCATCGGCCGGGCGGGGCGAGGGCGGTCCACGGCGGGGCCGGTTCCGTTCCCGGCGGACGCCGCTCCCGGGCCGTGCTGTTCCCGGGCGGTGCTGATCCCGGGCGGTGCCGCTCCGGCCGCGTCACTCCCGGTCGGACCGCACCGCCGTCGCGATCGTCTCCGCGACCAGCGCGAACGACAGCGCCCCCGCATCCGGCGTGCCCAGGCCCCGTTCCGCGTTCTCCCGCGCCCGCCCCGCCTTCGGCCGCAGCGACGCCGTCCCGGCCGCCGCCCGCCGCGCCGCCGTCGCCGCCCGCGCCCACGAGCCCGACTCGGCGAACTCCGCGGCGAACGGCGCGATCGCGTCCACCATCGTCTTGTCCCCCGGCCGCGCACCGCCGGTGCGCACGATCGACTCCGCGAACGCCGCCACCCCCGCGGCCAGCTCCGCCGCCGTCGGCGCGCGCTCGTCGGAGAGCTCGCCCGCGAACGCCCGCAACCCGGTGCCCCACAGCACGCCCGAGGTACCGCCCGCCCGCCCGGCCCAGGCGCTGCCCGCCCGCGCCAACGTCGACCGCACCCCCGCACCGGCCCGCACCGCCAGCGCCGCCGCCTCGTGCGCGGCCGCGGTCCCGCGCACCATGCCGCGACCGTGCCCGCCGTCCGCGACCACCGCGTCGACCCGGCCCAGCTCACCGGCGTGCTCCTCGACGGCCCGGCGCACCGCGCCGAACACCGCCACCAGGGCCGCCGCGGTCTCCCGCGAATGCGCGCCGGTGCCGGGGTACTCGGCCCCGCGGGCGAGCCGTTCGAGCACCGCCGAGGGGGCCGAAGGGGCCGGGACCCGGCGGCGGACGCGCTTGCCGTACGCGGGCGTGTCGGCGGAGGCGCGCCAGAACCGCTCCAGCTCCGCGTCCAGCCAGCTCAGCGTGAGCGAGACGCCCGCCATGTCCAGGCTCGTCACCAGTTCACCGGCCTCCGGCTCCACCGGTTCCAACCCGGCGCCGCGCAGCCGCCGCGCCACGTCGTTCCACAGCACGAACAGCTCCTCGCGGCCGGTGCTGCCCAGCCCGTTGAGCAGGACGCCGACCCGGGAACCGGCATCGGCCGGGGCCTCGGCCAGCAGACCGTCCACCAGGAGCTCCGCGAGCCGGTCGGCCGACGGGAGGTCCAACTCGGAGGAACCGGGCTCGCCGTGGATGCCCAGCCCCAGGCCCATCTTCCCGGCCGGCACCTCGAACAGCGGCTCGCGCCCGCCGGGCAAGGTGCAGCCCTCGAAGGCGACGCCCAAGCTGCGGGTGCGGTCGTCGGCCAGCCGCGCGGCCCGCTCCACCTCGTCGAGCGCCAGCCCCTCCTCCGCGGCCGCGCCCGCCACCTTGAACACCGCGAACGCACCCGCGATCCCCCGCCGCGCCGACCTCAGCCCGGCGGGCGCCGAGGCCACGTCGTCGGTGACCACCGCGGTGCGGCAGTCGATGCCGTCCAGCCGCAACCGCTCCTGCGCGGCACCGAACCCGGCACCGTCTCCCGCGTAGTTGCCGAGGACGAACAGCACCCCGGCACCGCAGTGCACCGCGCGGGCGACCGACAGCACCGCCCGCGGCGACGGCGGGGCGAACACGCCGCCCACCACGGCACCATCGGCGAAACCCGGCCCGACCAAGCCGAAGAACGCCGGGTAGTGCCCGGCTCCGCCGCCGACGACCACCGCCACCTTGCCCTCGTCCGCGGGCACCGCCCGCACCACGCCGCCCTCGACCCGGCGCACCTGATCCGCGTGCAGATCGCAGAACCCGGCGAGCGCGTCCTCGGCGAACGAGGCCGGGTCGTCGAACAAGCGCGTCATCGTTCCCTCACTGGGTCACCGGCGGGCGCTCCCGCGCCGGCTACCAGGGTGCGGTGCGCGGACACCGCCGCGCCGGATGACCTTCCCGCCTCACAGCACCAGGTCCGCGGCCAGCACCAGCAGCAGCGCCACCACCGACATGATCGACTGCGCGACCGTGTACACCTGGAACGCGCCGCGGGTGGACAGGCCCAGCATGGTGCGGAACATCCAGAAGGTGTTGTCGCTGACGTGCCCGCCGAAGCTCGCCCCCGCCGCCGCGGCCAGCGCCACCAGCACCGCGGGGGTGTCCAGACCGCCCACCACCGGCGCCAGCAGGGTCGCCGCCGTGATCGCCGCGACCGAACCCGAACCCTGCGCCAGCCGCAGCAGCGCCGCCACCAGCCACGCCAGCAGCAGCGGCGAAGCGCTGCCCGCGTGGAACATCCCGGAGACCACGTCGCCCACGCCGGTCCTGCTGATCACCTCGCCGAGCGACCCCGCCACGCCGGTGAACAGCAGGATCGTGCCGCTCGTGGACGCACCCCTCGTCAGCGCCCGCTCCACGGCATCGCGGGACAGCGTCCACGCGGTCAGCGCGCACCCGATCAGCAGACCGATCAGCAGCGCCACCACCGGATCCGCCAGGAACGAGATCCAGCCGATAGCCGCGCCCGCCGTCTCCGTCACCGTGCCCAGCACGATCAGCGCCAGCGGCACCAGCACCGGCAGCACCAGCACGACCAGCGGCAGGGTGCGGCGTGGCGATTCCTCCGGGGCCACGTCCATGCCCTGGAACCCGTCCCCGGCCGACGCCTCGTCCTTGGCCGGGTCCCAGGTGCGGCGCATCAACCTGCCGTGCAGGAACACCGAGATGATGATCGCGAGCACCCCGATCCCGATGCCGCACACCAACATCGCGCCCAACCCGACGCCGAGCGAGCCGCTGACCGCCAGCGCCGCCGCTCCCGGCAACACCATCAGCAGGCCCACCTCCAGGCCGATCGCCAGCGAACCGCCGACGGCGGCCACGCTCGCCCCGGTGCGCGCCGCCACCGAGCGGGCGATCGGCGCCAGCATCACCAGCGCCACGTCGAAGTAGATCGCCGGGAACACGACACCGGAGGACAGGCCCAGCGCGTACGGCGACCGGGACTTCCCGAACGCCTTCAGGAACAGCTCGACGATGCGCTGCAACGTCCCCGTCGCCGACAGCAGCGATCCGAGCAGCACGCCGAACCCGATGATCAGGCCGACCTCCGCCATCAGACCGCCGAAGCCGTCCGTGACGGCCTTCGCCGTGCCCTCGAACCCGAGGCCGGTGGCCAGCCCCAGGTACAGCGAGCCGAGCACCAGCACGATGACCGGGTTGAGCCGCGCCCCGACGATCAGGGCGACGATGCCGACGACCGCGATCGTCGTGTGCAGCAGCAGGAGGGAGGGGGCCATGTTCGCTCCGTGATCCTCGTCGTTGAGGCGGTGCCGCGGGCGGGACGTGAGCTTCCACGAGCACGTCCCCGCACGTCGCGGCGGGTCGGTCCGGGACGCGTCAGTTGATGTGCGAGCCACCGTTGATGTCGAAGGTGGCGCCGGTGATGTAGCCGACGTCCTCCCCGGCCAGGAACGCGATCGTCGCGGCGACGTCGCCGGTCCGGCCGTTGCGGCCCACCGGCACGTCGGCGATCAGCTCCTCCTTGCGCTCCCCGGTGAGCAGGCCACCGGTGATGTCGGTGTCGATCAGCCCGGGGGTGACGGCGTTGACGACCACCCCGTTCGGCCCGACCTCCCTGGCCAGCGCCCTGGTGAGGCCGAGCACGGCGGCCTTCGCCGCGGAGTAGTGCGAGCCGCCGAACACGCCGCCGCCGCGCTGCGCGCTGACCGAGGACACGTTGACGATGCGGCCGTAGCCCCGCTCGACCAGGCCGGGCAGCACCCGCTGGGTCACCAGGTACGTGCCGGTGACGTTGACCTTGAACACCAGGTCCCACTCGGCGGGCGCGATGTCCAGGAAGCGGGTCGGCCGGGTGATGCCCGCGTTGTTGACCAGCGCGGCGATCGGGGGCAGCTCCGAGTTCTCGACGGCGGTGACCGCGGCGTCCACCGAGTCCTGGTCGGTGACGTCGGCCCGCACGCCCAGGGCGCGCACGCCGTGCTCGGCCGCGACCAGCGAGGCCGTGGCCTCGGCGGCGGCGCCGTCGAGGTCCAGCACGGCGATGTCGAAACCGGCGGCGGCCAGCCTGCGGGCGGTCTCCCGGCCGATGCCGCGCTCCGAGCCGGCTCCGGTGATCAGGGCGGTGCGGGCGGTGTCGGACATGCGGGTCCTCCTGAGTTCGGTCCGGTGCGGCGCCGGGGCCGGTGCCGCGAGTCGTGGGTGCCGCTCGTGCGGCGGGGGGTCGCAGGTGGAGATGGGTTGCCGCGCGTTGCGGCGGATCGGGACGGGGTGCCACGAGTCGTTGCCGGGCGCCCGCCGCGTGGTGGCTCGGTGCCGCGGTCAGAGCAGCGCGGTGATCGCGTCCTTCGCGGCGGCGGCCGCGGCGGGGCGTTCCTGCTCGCGCACGTCGTGCGTTTCGAGTTCCAGCACGTACCGGCCGCCGTAGCCGGCCTTCCGCAGCGCCCGGACCACCCCGGCGAAGTCGGCGCGGCCGCGGCCGATGCTGAGGTTGATGTCGCCGGGCTCGGCGTCGCGCAGGTGCACGTGCTCGATGCGCTCGGCGAAGTCCCCGGCGAACGCGACCTCGTCGAAACCGCCCGCCACCACGTGGCTGACGTCGAACACGAACCCGGCCGACTCGGCGGGAACTCGCTCCAGCAGCGCGGCCGCGCGGTCCGCGGTGTGGCAGAAGCGGAAGTGGTGCAGCCCTTCGACCAGCAGCCGCACCCCGTGCTCCGCCGCGAGGTCGCCGAGCGAGCGCAGGCCGCGCGCGATCCGGTCGAGGTCGGTCCGCTCGTCCGCGAACGGCTCCCGCTGCTGCGCGCCGCAGGGCACGATGACCGCCGCGTCCAGCTCGGCCGCGAGCTCCACGAGCCCCCGCCCGGCGGTGAGCAGGTCCCGCTCGTCGAGCCGCGGATCGTTGAGCGGGCCGGGGTCGACGTTGATCGCCCAGGTGCGCAGCCCGGAACCCCGCACGAGCTCCACGAGGTCGTCCACGGGCCCGGTCAGCGGAGTGGGGATGTGGTCGCACACGCCGGGCAGGCCGCCGAGGTCGATGCCGTCGAAGCCGAGTTCGCGGATGGTCACGAGCGCCTCGGCCACCGGCAGCCGCCGGAACGAGATCGTCGAACAGCCCAGCTCCGGCATCTGCCTCACTCCTTCGTGCGTCAGGTAGCGCACAGTTAACGACGCGTTGAGTCGACTGTCAACAGTCGACCGTTATTCGCCGACCCGGCCGTGGACTACGATGTGCGGGTCAGCGAGCAGAGAGGCGATCCACTGGTGTCCCTGGATGTTCCGGCGCTCGGCGGCGTCGACCGGCAGACCCTGCGCGAGCAGTCGCTGCGCAAGCTGCGCGAGGCGATCAGCAGCGGGCAACTCGAACCCGGCAGGCGACTGATCGAGACCGAGCTCAGCGAAGCGCTCTCCGTTTCCCGCGGGACCCTGCGCGAAGCCCTCCGCCACCTCGTGCAGGAAGGGCTCGTCGTCGCCGACGAACGCGGCAAGCTGCTGGTGCGAGCTCTCAGCGGCGCCGAGGTGCGGGACATCTTCGCGGTGCGCGCCGCCCTCGAATCGCTGGCCGTGGAGACGCTGTGCGGCGCCGACGACCGCGCCGCGATCGTCGGCGAACTGCGCGCGGCCGTCGACCGGCTGCGCGACCTCGGCCAGGACATGGCCGCGCTGGTCGAGGCGGACCTCGCCTTCCACCAGCGGATGTGCGAGCTCACCGGCAACGCCGCGCTCGTGCAGTCCTGGCAGCACATCTCCGGGCTGACCCGCGCGACCATCGTGCGCTCCGGCCCGGAGCTGGCGGTGCGGAACATGGCCTGGCAGCGGCACTCGCCGATCGTCGACGCCATCGAAGCGGGCGACTCCACCCGGGCCCGCGAAGTCGTGCGCGAACACATGCAGGAGACCGCCGAGCGGATCGTGGCGGTGCTGCGGGACTGAGGGGCGCGTTCCCCGCGCCCCCCCTGCCGGTGACCGCCGCTGCGCCTATCCTCCCGGCATGGCTCCAGAGCCGGTGGACGTCTGGGCGATGGCCGACCTGGTCACGCCCTTCGCCGTGCGCACCGCCGCCACGCTGCGCCTGGCCGACATCGTCCAGGACGGCGAGCTCCCGCTCGACGAGATCGCGAAGCGGTCCGGAGCCGAGGC includes:
- a CDS encoding CoA-acylating methylmalonate-semialdehyde dehydrogenase, which codes for MSQELEHFIGGERVAGTSGNFGDVFDPNTGGVQAKVPLASAEEVAAAVANAAEAQPAWAAQNPQKRARVLMRFLQLVGEEMDSLARLLSAEHGKTVADAKGDIQRGLEVVEFAVGVPHLLKGEYSENAGTGIDVYSLRQPLGVVAGITPFNFPAMIPLWKAAPAIAAGNSFVLKPSERDPSVPLRLAELFVEAGLPPGVLNVVNGDKVAVDAVLTDPRIEAVGFVGSSSIAEYIYATAAAHGKRAQCFGGAKNHMIVMPDADLDQAVDALVGAGYGSAGERCMAISVAVPVGEATADALVEKLVERVRKLKIGTSFDADADFGPLVTRQALQRVDELVAAGVEEGASLLVDGRGFALEGHEDGFFAGASLFDHVTPDMRIYREEIFGPVLSVVRAADYEEAVRLPSENEYGNGVAIFTRDGDAAREFVSRVNTGMVGVNVPIPVPIAYHTFGGWKRSGFGDLNQHGPDSIKFYTKTKTVTSRWPSGLKEGASFTIPTMN
- a CDS encoding dihydroxyacetone kinase family protein yields the protein MTRLFDDPASFAEDALAGFCDLHADQVRRVEGGVVRAVPADEGKVAVVVGGGAGHYPAFFGLVGPGFADGAVVGGVFAPPSPRAVLSVARAVHCGAGVLFVLGNYAGDGAGFGAAQERLRLDGIDCRTAVVTDDVASAPAGLRSARRGIAGAFAVFKVAGAAAEEGLALDEVERAARLADDRTRSLGVAFEGCTLPGGREPLFEVPAGKMGLGLGIHGEPGSSELDLPSADRLAELLVDGLLAEAPADAGSRVGVLLNGLGSTGREELFVLWNDVARRLRGAGLEPVEPEAGELVTSLDMAGVSLTLSWLDAELERFWRASADTPAYGKRVRRRVPAPSAPSAVLERLARGAEYPGTGAHSRETAAALVAVFGAVRRAVEEHAGELGRVDAVVADGGHGRGMVRGTAAAHEAAALAVRAGAGVRSTLARAGSAWAGRAGGTSGVLWGTGLRAFAGELSDERAPTAAELAAGVAAFAESIVRTGGARPGDKTMVDAIAPFAAEFAESGSWARAATAARRAAAGTASLRPKAGRARENAERGLGTPDAGALSFALVAETIATAVRSDRE
- a CDS encoding GntP family permease → MAPSLLLLHTTIAVVGIVALIVGARLNPVIVLVLGSLYLGLATGLGFEGTAKAVTDGFGGLMAEVGLIIGFGVLLGSLLSATGTLQRIVELFLKAFGKSRSPYALGLSSGVVFPAIYFDVALVMLAPIARSVAARTGASVAAVGGSLAIGLEVGLLMVLPGAAALAVSGSLGVGLGAMLVCGIGIGVLAIIISVFLHGRLMRRTWDPAKDEASAGDGFQGMDVAPEESPRRTLPLVVLVLPVLVPLALIVLGTVTETAGAAIGWISFLADPVVALLIGLLIGCALTAWTLSRDAVERALTRGASTSGTILLFTGVAGSLGEVISRTGVGDVVSGMFHAGSASPLLLAWLVAALLRLAQGSGSVAAITAATLLAPVVGGLDTPAVLVALAAAAGASFGGHVSDNTFWMFRTMLGLSTRGAFQVYTVAQSIMSVVALLLVLAADLVL
- a CDS encoding SDR family NAD(P)-dependent oxidoreductase, whose amino-acid sequence is MSDTARTALITGAGSERGIGRETARRLAAAGFDIAVLDLDGAAAEATASLVAAEHGVRALGVRADVTDQDSVDAAVTAVENSELPPIAALVNNAGITRPTRFLDIAPAEWDLVFKVNVTGTYLVTQRVLPGLVERGYGRIVNVSSVSAQRGGGVFGGSHYSAAKAAVLGLTRALAREVGPNGVVVNAVTPGLIDTDITGGLLTGERKEELIADVPVGRNGRTGDVAATIAFLAGEDVGYITGATFDINGGSHIN